One Fusarium falciforme chromosome 1, complete sequence genomic window carries:
- a CDS encoding ABM domain-containing protein, with amino-acid sequence MVYTIVVHLYAKDDQECIDKLSAKLIEASRVYSKDQETISWFVMQDIKDPRAFTIVERYEQESSQKYHLENPYWKTFDPYVIPLLEKPMDLRRLEELDTSKDVVVPE; translated from the exons ATGGTCTACACAATCGTCGTTCACCTCTACGCCAAGGATGACCAGGAGTGCATCGATAAGCTTTcggccaagctcatcgaggCTAGCCGGGTCTACTCCAAGGACCAGGAAACCATTTCTTGGTTTGTGATGCAGGACATCAAGGATCCCCGTGCCTTCACAATTGTTGAGCGATATGAGCAAGAGAGC AGCCAGAAATATCACCTCGAGAACCCCTACTGGAAGACCTTTGATCCTTACGTCATTCCCCTGTTGGAGAAGCCCATGGACCTCAGGAGactggaggagcttgatACCAGCAAGGATGTTGTCGTCCCGGAGTAA